The segment CCAGACGCAGGCCTATAATAAGCTTTGTGAAAACTTACAAAATAAAACATTTCTAGCGCCCTAATCAAGGTGGCGCGGCGTGTCGGTTCCGGACGAGCACGAGGAGAAAACGGGTCTACACGCGCTGACGGCGGGATGGCTGAGACCCCTCCCGCCGCTACCCCAGGTCTTCCTGCTGACTTCTTCCCAACGTCTCGGAATCTGTAGGGGATCTCCTCAGAATCCGTCCCTTCTCGGCTCCCCGTCGCGGCGATCGGACGAGCCACGAAGACGTCCCGCCTGCCCTGCGCTACGGGTCTCCGCCTGGAACGGCGCGGCACGGTCGCTCGGCGGGCTTCGAAGGGGTTATGTGGCGCGTCGGCCTGGGATCCACCAAGAGTACCCATGGTCGACAAACCCGCCTCCATGTACCGGGAGATCTCCAAGCAGCCCTACACTCGACGGGAGTACATCACGGGGATCCCCGGCTCGAAGATCGCACAGCACCGCATGGGCGACCGCGACCGCGACCCCGAGGACTGGCCCGTCCAGATCAGCCTCTCGGTCGACGAGGAGTGCCAGCTCCGAAACAGCGCGCTCGAGGCCTCGCGACTCGCGATGAACCGCCACCTCATCAAGGAGCTCGGCGAGTTCAACTACGCCGCCCTGCTCCGGAAGTTCCCCCACCACGTCCTGCGGGAGAACAAGCAGGCGACCGGCGCCGGCGCGGACCGCGTCTCCGACGGGATGCGCCAGGCGTTCGGCAAGGTCGTCGGCACCGCGGCGCGCGTCCCGAAGGACGAGCGCATCTTCACCATCTGGTGTGAGGTCGAGGACGCCGCCGTCGCCAAGGAGGCGCTCCGTCGTGCGTACAACAAGCTCTCGCCGCCGTGTACGGTCACCGTCGAGCGCGGCGAGAAGCTCCTGATCTCGTAACCCGGCTCCGTCCGTTTTCGTCACCGTCGTTCGAGCGGCGCGTCGACCCGTCCAGCCGAGCGGCCTCGCGGGCGCGCTCACGCGATAAAAAACATAAATGAAGGTGCGAAGCGAGGGCTCTTTGCGCACCCTCCCCGAGTGACGTCCATGCTGCGACTCGCGGTCGCCACCCGCGCGGAGACGTTCGAGCGACTCGAGACCTCCCTCGCCGAGCGCGGGATCGAGGTTCGTCACCTCCGAACGAAGGAGCGAACGGTGGCGCTCTCGGAGCCGCCGTGGTCGCCCGACGAGTTCGACGTCGGGCTCGTCTTCCCGCCGCGGCTGATGGAGGGCGGCCTCGCCGACGCGCTGGTCCCGATCCCCTGGATCAACGACCGCGAGGCGGTGCTCACCTCCCGGAACAAGGCGGAGACCCTCGCGCGCCTCGCGCGAGCGGCCGTCCCCGTTCCCGAGTCGGTGCTCGTCTCGAACCCCGTCCCCCGCGAGGACCTCGTCGCGACCTTCGAGCGGTTCGACCCGCCGGTCGTGATCAAGCCCAACTCGACGACCCGTGGCGTCGGGATCGCCCGCGCCGACGACCTGGACTCGTTTCTGGGGATCTGTGACCACCTCGGGTTGGTCCACGACTTCCGCGCGACCGGCGATAAGTCGTTTCTCGTCCAGGAGTTCATCCCCGACGCGCGCGACTACCGCGCGATGGTGCTCGACGGCGAGTACGTCGGTGCCGTCGAGCGCCGCGGCGAGGGCTGGAAACACAACGTGCACGCGGGTGCGAACGCCGTCGGCGTCTCGCTTCCCGAGGAGCACCGTCTACTCTGCGAGCGGGTGGCCACGACCCTCGACGTCCCCCTCTTCGGCATCGACCTGCTCGTCTCCGGCGATCGGGCGGTCGTCTCCGAGACCAACGCCCGCCCTACGGTCGATGACGCGACGAAGTACGAGCCGGGGTTCGACCGGCGTCTCGCCGACCTCGTGCGCGCACATTCGGGGTAAAGGTTGATAATGGCTACCCGCTCAGCACGTAGCGTGGGACACGCTCCCGAGAACGGTCCGGATCGGCTTCGCGGCCTCGACGCCGAGGCCTTCCAGTCGCTTCTCCGATCGTTCGTGACGACTCGCTGGGGCGTCGACGAGTCGGAGATCGACGTCTCGCCGCCCTCGCCGGCCCGCGGAACCGACGTCGTCGTTCGCGGACGCGCCACGATCGTCCACGCCCGACGCTACGCCCAGGGATCGATCAGCGCGAACCAGCTTCGCGACCTCGCGCTGCTTCGCGATCGGCGGACCCTCGACACGCTCGTGGTCGTGACGACCACCGGCTTCACCGAGGACGCACTGAACCTCGCCGACGAGGCCGACATCGAGTGTATCGACGGCCGGCGACTCCACCGACTGCTCCGACGACACGACGTCACGATCCCCGAGCGTTCCGAGCCGCCGGACCTCTCGACGACGGTCGCGGAGCTCGCGGTCTACTGGCCCGAGCAGCTCCAGGAGACCGCCCAGGAGATCGTCGCGTGTATCGACCGCTCCGGGGAGCTCGAGTACGGTCTCGACCGTGCGGACCACGGCACCGACCTCGACCTGCTCCCCCTCGGTGCGGATCATCCGACGCTCAAGCTCCGGTTCTCGACCGCCGGCCTGCTGCTTTACGCCCGCCGGCCAACGGGCTGGCGGCGGGTCGTCGCGGTCTCCGCCCACGGCGGCCACCGGCCGTCGGACCTCCTCGATCGGGTGCGCGCAGCCGCCGACGACAGCCTCGACTCGTCGGCCTGAAGGAGGGAGGAAACGTGGAATCGAGACGACGGTTGGGATCTACGCGGCGTCGTTGAAGCGGTCGTTCGTCGAGAGGGGCGCGTCCTCGGCGAGCCGGACGTTACCGATCCCTGACGGCTAGCGCCGTGCCGTCGGCCGCCGCGGCGAGCGCGGCGAACCGCTCCTCGGCGGCCGACGCGAGTGGGTAGACGTCGTGGTACGGGTCGGGATCGTGGTCGCCGCCCGCGGCGGTGCTCCGGATCGCGTCCGCGATCGACTCGTAGTTCTCGCCGACGACGTCCTGAACGAGCACCGGCATCCCCGCCCGGTCACAGAGTTCGCTCGCGGCCGCGCGGCCCGCGTACACCCGTTCCTCCTCGTCGTCGACGAGCACGAGCGCGAAGGGTACCTCCTCGAACTGTGCCTCCAGAAACGCCTGTGCGGGCTCGTCGCTCCAGGCGATCGCGCCGACCCCACGGACACGCCGTAGCGCCGTCGAGGCCGCCGAACAGAACGGACACTCGCCGTCGTAGATCAGTACGCCGTGGTACGTCGGATCACGCGATTCGACCATGAGGGCGGATGGAGCCGTGAAGAGTAACGCGTTCTCAATCGACGTCGATGGCGGCCGAGCCGTCGGCGCGCTCGAAGGTCACCTCGAGGACGCCGTTGTTGTAGGTCGCCCGCGCCGAGTGCTCGTCGACCTGGGTGGGGAGGTCGATGCGTTCGTCGTACGCCCGCCGATCGCTGTCGGCGCTGATCGTCAGCGCGTCGCCGTCGCAGGTGAGACCGATGTGGTCCTTCTCGACGCCGGGGAGGTCGGCGATCACGCGCACCGACTCCTCGGTCTCGTAGATGTCGACGTGGGTGTCGCTCCCGAACCCCGCGTTGCCGACGTCGACGCTGCCGCCGCCCATCATCTCGTTCATCATCCGCTCGATCTCCCGGAAGATGTCGTCGAAGGGATCGTTGCGGTCGTCGCGTCTCATACCCCGGATAGGTGACCCCGTGGCAAAAGGGTTTGCGGCGGACTACGGCGACGGCGAGGCGACTTTCGAACGCTCGTGCGGCTCCGGCAGCCCGATCCCCAGCGTCTCGTCGGTCAGCGCCATGCTCTCCTCCTTGTCCGCGAGCCCCGTCATCGCGCGGATCGCATCGACGTTCTCGGGAATCACGTCGCTCTCCTGATGGATCGCCTGGAACATGTAGAGGTCCGACCCCTCGACGTTGATGGAGTCGCCCCAGACGCAGTTCTCCCAGAGGTCGCCACGCGGCCGGCCGTAATCCCGGGCGAACTCCCGGAGCTTTCCGGTGCCGTCGATCGCCATCTCGCCGTCGACGACGAAGATCCGCGACTCCCGACCGAGCAGTTCGCGTACCTCCTCGGTGTCGGGCTCCTCGGCGAGTTCGATGTTGAGGCTGTGCATGTGCATCAGCGTCGCGGGCACCTTCAGCCCCATCGTGTCGATGTCCAGGTCGGGGAGGATCGTCCGCACGTCGGGGCCGTGGTGCGAGGGGACCGTTACCGGATCGGGGAGGATGTCGTTGATCGGTCCGCGACCCGTCTGGTCGGGGTCGCCGCCGCGCCGGACGAGCGTCACGCGCACCTTCTCGACGCCGTAGGCCTCCTCCAGGGGAGCCACGAGTCGGGAGAGGCCGGTCGTGTTGCAGGAGACGACCCGGACGTAGTCGGCGTCGACCGCCCGCTCGAAGTTCGCGCGGGCGTTGAAGCTCGTCTCGACGAGGTCGTCCGACTCCTTTCCCTGCAGGATCGCGGGGGTGTCGGCGGCGCGGTACTTCGCGAGGTTCTCCGCGCCGATCCCGCCGGGGGTCGCGTCGACGACGAGGTCGCTCTCCTCGATCAGTTCGTCGGAGGTACCGACGGGGTCGAACCCCGCCTCTCGAAAGGAGGGCAGTCGATCCTCGAGGGCGGCGTACAGCGGATAGTCGCGGCGGACGGCACCCTCGGCACCGAAGTCGGGACTCGCCTTCGCGACGCCGCAGACCGCCATGTCCGGCTGTGCTGCGACCGCGTCGGCGACGCGCTTGCCGATGGTACCGTAGCCGTTGATTCCCACCTGTAGCATGTACTCGGTCGTGGGAGGCCGAAGGGAATAATATTTACGCGTTAATTACATTAGAAATTAACTCGGCTGCGAGTAACGGGCCCGGAGGAACGGCGATCGTTCGGTCCCCGCCGCGCCCACATTGCGGGCCCCGAATCGCCATCACGGCGATCCTCGTCCTCGTGACCGCGTGCTGACGTAAGATACTTGGTTCAGGGCGCCGATAATTCAATTATGAGTAAAGCATTAGCGGACGATCCGGTACGGGTGGGGCTCAACGGGTTCGGACGGATCGGACGCAACGTCCTCCGCGCGGTCATCGAGACGCCGGAGATCGAGCTGGTGGGCGTCAACGACATCATGGACGTCGAGGACATGCACTACCTCGCGAAGTACGACACCGTCCAGGGCCGCCTCGACGGGCTCGAACTTGAGGGCGACTCGCTGGTCTACGGCGACCGGGAGATCCCGACGTTCAGCGAGAAGGACCCCGCGCAGCTGCCGTGGGACGAGCAGGACGTCGACGTCGCCTTCGAGGCGACCGGCATCTTCCGCACCTACGACGACGCCGCCCAGCACCTCGAGGCCGGCGCCGATAAGGTGATCATCTCCGCCCCGCCGAAGGGCGAGAAGCCGGTTCAGACGATCGTCTACGGCGTCAACCACGACGAGTACGACGGCGAAGACGTGCTCTCGAACGCCTCTTGCACTACGAACAGCGTCGCGCCGGTCGTGAAGGTGCTCGACGAGGAGTTCGGCATCGAGTCGGGCCTGCTCACGACGGTCCACGCCTACACCGGCACCCAGAACCTCGTCGACGGCCCCTCGGGCAAGACCCGCCGCGGCCGGGCGGCCGCGGAGAACATCATCCCGACCTCGACGGGCGCGGCCCAGTCGACCACCGAGGTCCTGCCCCAGCTCGAGGGCAAGCTCGACGGGATGGCGATGCGCGTGCCCGTCCCGAACGGCTCGATCACCGACCTCGTCGTCGACCTCGAGGGCGACGTCGGCGTAGAGGAGGTCAACGCGGCGTTCAAGGAGGCGGCGACCGGCGATCTCGAGGGCGTGCTCGGCTACACCGACGACGAGGTCGTCTCCCGTGACATCCTCGGACTGCCCTTCTCCTCGTACGTCGACTGCGACTCGACGCTCTCGGTCGAGGGCGGCCAGGTGAAGGTACTCACCTGGTACGACAACGAGTACGGCTTCGCGAACCGGATGCTCGATCTCGCACGGTACGTCGTCGACCAGGAGCAGGAGGAGCACGCCGAGGCGGCGGCGTAGACGACCGAACGACCGGCCTTTATTATCGCGGTCGATCTCTACGAGGTATGTTCAGAACGCTCGACGACCTGCCGGGCGACCGGCGCGTGCTGGTCCGTATCGACGTCAACTCCCCCGTCGAGAACGGCGATGTCCGGGACAACAAGCGCTTCTCGCGACACGCCGAGACGCTTCGGGAGCTCGCGGACGCCGGCCACCGCGTCGCCGTCCTGGCCCATCAGGGTCGCCCCGGTCGCGACACCTTCGTCGATCTCGAAGGACACGCGGAGATCCTCTCCGAGCATCTCGACCGTGAGGTGCGCTACGTTCCGGACACCTACGGGGATCGGGCGCTGGAGGCGATCCGCGGTCTCGAGTCCGGCGAGGTCCTGCTTCTGGAGAACGTCCGCATGGTCGACGAGGAGCTCGCGGATCGCAGCCCCGAGGCACACGCCGAGAGCGCGCTGGTCGGGACGCTCGCTCCCGAGTTCGACGCCTACGTCAACGACGCCTACTCCACCGCACACCGCGCTCACGCCTCGATCGTCGGCTTTCCCCGAGTAGTGGACGCCTACGCCGGCCGGGTGATGGAGGCCGAGTACGAGGCCAACTCCGCGATCCAGAACCGGGAGTTCGACGGCGAGGTGACGATGGTGCTGGGCGGGACGAAGGCCGACGATCTGATCTACGTGATGGAGCGCGTCGAACACACGGTCGACCGGTTCCTCCTCGGAGGGATCGTCGGCGAGCTCTTTCTCCGCGCGGCGGGCCACGACGTCGGCTACGACGTCGAGGGATCCGAGCTGTTCGACGAGCAGTGGGACGAAGGGGAAGAAACGATCCGCGAGCTGTTCGAGGAGTACGGCGACCGGATCCGGCTCCCGGCGGACCTCGCCTACGAGGACGACGGCGAGCGAAGCGAGGTCGGCGTCGAGGGCGTCGAGAAGGAGACCTCGTTTCTCGATGTCGGGGGCGACACCGTCGCGGAGTACGAGTCGTTCGTCGAGGACAGCGAGGCCGTCTTCGTGAAGGGGGCACTCGGCGTCTTCGAGGACGAGCGCTTCGCGGCGGGGACGGTGGGCGTTCTCGAGGCGATCGCGTCGACCGACGCCTTCTCGGTCGTGGGCGGCGGCGACACCGCGCGAGCGATCGACCTCTACGATCTCGACGAGGGGAACTTCTCGCACGTCTCGATCGCCGGCGGCGCGTACGTCCGTGCGCTGACGGGTGAATCGCTGCCCGCGATCGAGGCGCTAGAGCGCTAAGCAGAATGGCCACTGGTCTCGTCGTGTCGCTCGCGCTGCTCGCGGGCGCGGTGGTCGGTCTCTGGATCGGTGCCCGGGCGTTCGTCGACGGCGCCGTCTCGTTCGCGCGGTCGTTCGGCCTCTCGGAGCTCGTGATCGGACTGACGGTCGTCGCGGTCGGCACGTCGATGCCGGAGCTGGTCGTGAGCGTCGACGCCGCCCTCGCCGGGACGGGCGACATCGCCGTCGGCAACGTCGTTGGTTCGAACGTCTACAACCTCGCGTTCATCCTCGGCGTCCTCGCGCTGTTCGGGAACGTCGCGGTTCCCCGGGCGCTCGTGCGCCGCGACGGACTCGCGCTGCTCGGGGCGACCACGCTCGCCGCCCTCGCCCTCCTGGATCTCCGTCTCGGCCGGCTCGAGGCGGCGATCCTGCTGCTCGCCCTGGTGGCGTATTTCATCGCGCTCGCGCGCGCAGGATCGCCGTCGTCCTCGGTCGCGGACGCGGGAACGGTCGGGGACGAGGACGACCCGTTTCGCCTCCGCGATCTGGTCGCGTTGGTCGGAGGGTTGGCGCTCGTCCTGGCGAGCGGCCACGCCCTCGTCGCTGCCGCGGTCGATCTCGCACGGTCGTTCGGCGTCTCGGAGTGGGCCATCGGCGCGACGATCGTCGCAGCGGGCACCTCGACCCCCGAGTTCGTCGTCTCGGCGCTCGCCCTCTCGCGGGGTCGTCTCGGCGTCTCCGTCGGCAACCTCCTCGGAAGCAACGTCTTCAACGCGCTCGGGGTTCTCGGGATCGCGGGTCTCGTCCGGCCGTTACCGATCGATCCGGCCGCGCTCCCGGACGTCGGCTGGTTGCTCGTCGTCACCGCGTTCGTGACCCTCTCGCTGTGGAGCGGCCACCGGCTCTCCCGGGTCGAGGGTGGGTTGCTCGTCGGCTCGGAGCTGTTGCGGTGGGGGCTCGACTTCCTCCGGTGACCCGTTCGACGGCATCGTCGGACGTCGTCGGCGACCGCGACCGAAAGGCCGGTTACGCGCGCCATCCCAGCCTGCGTATGCACCACCGCATTCCGGAACGAAGCGGAGCCGCGTTCGGCGTCGACAGCGGTGAGACGTTCTCGGTGTCGACCCCCGAGGGACGACAGGTGGCGGATCTCGTCGCGTTCGTCCGCGACGATCCCGACGAACGGTTCTCGCAGTCCTACACGCGCGACCTCAACGGACGGATCAGGATCTCGACCGGCGACGCGCTCTACACCACGGCGGGCGAGGCGATCCTCGAGATCATCGACGACGACTGTGGCGTTCACGACGTCCTCTTCGGGCCGTGTACGGAGTGGATGCTCACCGACCGACCCCATGCCGAGGGAGTCCAGAACGAGCCCGGCGGCTGTCGCGAGAACCTCGCGCTCGCGCTCGAGGCCGCGGGAGTCGACGAACGGGTGCCCGACACGATGAACGTCTTTCAGGAGTCGACGGTCACCGATCAGACGTACTTCGACGTCCGCGAGAGTCCCGCCGAGCCCGGGGACCGGGTGACGTTCGAGGCGGCGAAGGACGCGGTCGTCGCGGTCTCGGCGTGCTCGGCGAAGGGCGTCGCGAGCGGCTCGGATCTGGGCCCGATCGACCTCCGGCTCCCCGAGGGGACGGCCGTCCACGAACGGTCGGTCCGCGAGACGGACGGGGAGTGATCCGACCGGAGGTCCGCTTCCGAAACACCCACCTTCGCGGGTTCCGAGGAACGAACGAGAATGAGCACACCGGGATCGGACGGACTGTGGACGCGGAGCGATCTCGAGTCGGCCATCGAGCGCGGCGACCTGGCCGACTGGAAGGCGACGCGCTACCGGACGTTTCATCGGACCATGACCGACGACGAGGCGCCGTACCCGTGTTACTTCGCCGTCGAGGCCGAGGAGGAGGGCCTGTTCCGCTACGTCTTCCCCGGCGACCCCGACGATCCCGACGCCAGAACTCGGCTGGCCAGCGCGCTCGAGGCCTATCTGGCGGACTACGAGTCGATCGGCGAGTTCACCTCGCTGGTGGTGCTGTTCGAGCCGGCCGGCGACCAGCCACCCGAGGCCTACAAACGCCAGTTCTGGAACCTGCTCGAGTGGCTCGGGGAGAACGATCCGGAGCCGTGGCCTCGGCGGGTTCCGACCGACCCCGACCACCCCAAGTGGCGCTACTGCTTCGCGGGCGAGCCGCTGTTCCTCGTCGCCCGCGCGCCGTTCTACGAGGCCCGGCGGAGCCGCCACACCGCCCACGGGCTCGAGGTCACGATCCAGCCGACGGGCGTCTTCGAGGAGCTCTCGGGCATGTCCGACGAGGGTCAGCGCGCCCGCAGCACCATCCGCGACCGCCTGAGCGAGTACGACGACGTCCCAAGACACCCCGACTCGGGTGACTACTCCGACCCGCGCCGGCGCGAGTGGAAGCAGTACATGCTCCCGGAGACCAACGCGGAGAGCGTCGCCCGGTGTCCGCTTCCCGAGCGCTCCCAGTGACGGGACCGCTACGACTATGCCCGCGCCGACCGAGCCCTCCTCCATGTCCGACCTGCGAGCCGCAGCCGAGACCGCGGTCCGCCAGTGTATGAACCTCCGTGCCGAGGAGTCGTGCGCCGTGGTCACCGACGACGAACGAGAGCGCATCGGCGAGGCGCTCTACGGGGTCGCCCGCGAGATCACGGACGACGCGGTCCTGCTCAGGTACCCACCCGGACCACAGCACGGCACGGAGCCACCGGCGCCGGTCGCCGCGGCGATGCGGGACGCGGACGTGGTGCTCGCACCCACCTCGAAGAGCCTGAGCCACACCCGCGCACGCGGCGCGGCGACCGACGCGGGAGCGCGTGCCGCCACCCTCCCCGGGATCACCGAGGAGGTGTTCACCACCGGGCTGGACGCCGACTACGAGCGCATCCACGAGGAGTGTGAGCGCCTGCTCGAGCAGGTCGCGAGCGCCGAGGAGATCCGCGTGACCTCACCGCAGGGAACCGACGTCGCCTTCCGGCCGGGCGAGCGCGAGTGGCTCTCGGATACGGGGATCGTCCACGAGGCCGGCGACTTCTCGAACCTCCCGGCAGGAGAGGTGTTCGTCAGTCCCGAGGACGCGAACGGGACGTACGTCGTCGACGGGACGATGCACCCCCACGGACTGCTCGAGGAGGGCCACGAGATTCGGATCGACGTCGAGGACGGCTACGTCACCGAGGTCAGCGATCCCGACGTGGCGGCCGAACTCGAGGAGGCCGCCGACGAGGCGGGCCGAGACGCCTACAACCTCGCCGAACTCGGCATCGGCACGAACGTCGCGGTGACCGAACTCGTGGGATCGGTCCTGCTTGACGAGAAGGCCGCCGGCACCGTTCACGTCGCGATCGGCGACGACGCGGGGATCGGCGGCGAGACGGACGCCCCGATCCACTCCGACGGGATCCTGCGCGAGCCGACGGTGTACGCGGACGGGGAGGTCGTAGAGCTCCCGAAGTCGAACGGGCGTCGCCCGTGAGACGGCGCGGAAGTGGAACTTCCGCGAGTCGAGTGAGCGGCGCTAGGTGCGAACTGGGGAGGTCGTAGACCTCCAGTCGGTCGAATGGCGCGGGACGACTTCGTTCCGCGGATCGCTCGAGCAGTTCGTTGCCGGAGGACGGGCGTCGGCCGCGAGACGGCCCGGGGAGCGAACCGCCTGGCCGATCGGTGGACGGAGCGTCGCCCCGTCGAGCGCCGTTCCACCGTCCGCCGCCTCGGGGAGTTTTTACCGTCCGAGGCGTTAGAACACGCCATGAGCGACACCGCGACGCAGGTGGCCGTCACGTGCCCCTCCTGTTCACCCGACGCCGAGACCGTCCACGAGGTGCTGAAACCCGACGAGCCGGCGACGGTTCGCTGTACCGACTGTGGCCACACCCACAAGACCCGCATCGAGACCGAGCGGACGATCGAGGCCGACGTGATCGTCTCCCAGGAGGGCGAGTCGTTCGCCGCGACCGTCGACGTCCCCGCGGACGAACAGGTGGCCGTCGGCGAGGAGTTCGTCCTCGAGACCGACGAGGCGATCATGCTCGTGCGGATCACGAGCATCGAGCTCGGGGGCGATCAACGCGTCGAGCGCGCCCACGGCGAGGAGCTGGGGACGCTCTGGACCCGCGCGGTCGACAACGTCGAGGTGAACGCGACGATCCACCCCGCGGACAAACGCGACGAGAGCCGCAGCGTCAAGCTCCAGGTCCCCGGCGACCACGAGTTCGTCGTCGGCGAGCGCGAGGAACACGGCGACGAGGAGTTCACCGTGGTCGGCATCCACGTCGAGAACGACGCCGCCGGCTACGAGCGGACGAAGCTCGACTTCGACGGCGACACCGTCCCCGCGAAGGACGTCAAGCGGCTCTACGCCGAGGACGAGAGCTCGAGCGCCTGGTCCGCCTGGTAACGTCCGGAACCGTTCCGTCCGAACCGATCCGACCGACACGTTCGACCCACCACTCGAACCATGACCGACTACGACGACGCCCGCGCCCGACTCACGGATCAGCTGACCCGTCGCGAACGGATCTCCGAGTCGACCGCCGCCGCCATCGGGGCGGTCCCGCGCCACGAGTTCGTCCCCGAATCGCGTCGAGGCGAGGCCTACGCCGACCGGCCGCTTCCCATCGGCGACGACCAGACGATCAGCGCCCCGCACATGGTGGCGATCATGATCGACCTCCTCGACGCCGAGGAGGGCGACCGAGTCCTCGAGATCGGTACCGGCTGTGGCTATCACGCCGCGGTCACGAGCGAGGTCGTCGACCCGGAGAACGTCTACAGCGTGGAGTTCGGCGAGAAGCTCGCGGAACGGGCCCGCGAGACGCTCGAACGCGTCGGTTACGGCGAGGTGAGCATCAGACAGGGTGACGGCCGCGAGGGCTGGCCCGAACACGCCCCCTACGACGCCGCCTACTTCACCTGCGCGGTGCCGGAGATCCCCGACGCCGTCGTCGAGCAGGTCCGCCCAGGGGGGACGGTCCTCGCGCCCGTCGGCGACTGGTCGCAGAAGCTCATCGAGGCTCGCGTCGGCGAGAGGGGGATCGAGTCCCGCGAGCGTCGCGGCGCGGTCCGCTTCGTCTCGATCCGGGGGTGACGACCCCCCATCCCCGAGGGATGAGGAGCCGCCGGACCGATCCGCAGGCGATCACCGATCCCGGCCTGAACGACGAACGACGGGACGACGGCGCTACCGACCCGGGTAGTCGTCGTGCCACGGGTTCGTCCGTTCGTAGGCGGCGCTCGCCGCGACGATCGTCCGGTCGTCGTTGACCGGGCCGATGAGCTGTAACCCCACCGGCGTCCCCCGGTCGGTCAGTCCCACCGGCACCGACGCGGCCGGGTGGCCGGTCATGTTGTTCACCGTCGTGATCAGCCAGCCGACGATCGGGTGGACGTCGACGCCGTCGACCTCGGTCGGACCGAGCTCCTCGTTCGGGAACGGCGGTACCGACAACGTCGGCGTGGCGAGGAGGTCGTACTCCTCGAGCGCCGATTGAATGCCGTCGTACGCCCGCGAGCGCG is part of the Halalkalicoccus sp. CG83 genome and harbors:
- a CDS encoding urea carboxylase-associated family protein, whose translation is MTRSTASSDVVGDRDRKAGYARHPSLRMHHRIPERSGAAFGVDSGETFSVSTPEGRQVADLVAFVRDDPDERFSQSYTRDLNGRIRISTGDALYTTAGEAILEIIDDDCGVHDVLFGPCTEWMLTDRPHAEGVQNEPGGCRENLALALEAAGVDERVPDTMNVFQESTVTDQTYFDVRESPAEPGDRVTFEAAKDAVVAVSACSAKGVASGSDLGPIDLRLPEGTAVHERSVRETDGE
- a CDS encoding YqcI/YcgG family protein, encoding MSTPGSDGLWTRSDLESAIERGDLADWKATRYRTFHRTMTDDEAPYPCYFAVEAEEEGLFRYVFPGDPDDPDARTRLASALEAYLADYESIGEFTSLVVLFEPAGDQPPEAYKRQFWNLLEWLGENDPEPWPRRVPTDPDHPKWRYCFAGEPLFLVARAPFYEARRSRHTAHGLEVTIQPTGVFEELSGMSDEGQRARSTIRDRLSEYDDVPRHPDSGDYSDPRRREWKQYMLPETNAESVARCPLPERSQ
- a CDS encoding aminopeptidase; translation: MSDLRAAAETAVRQCMNLRAEESCAVVTDDERERIGEALYGVAREITDDAVLLRYPPGPQHGTEPPAPVAAAMRDADVVLAPTSKSLSHTRARGAATDAGARAATLPGITEEVFTTGLDADYERIHEECERLLEQVASAEEIRVTSPQGTDVAFRPGEREWLSDTGIVHEAGDFSNLPAGEVFVSPEDANGTYVVDGTMHPHGLLEEGHEIRIDVEDGYVTEVSDPDVAAELEEAADEAGRDAYNLAELGIGTNVAVTELVGSVLLDEKAAGTVHVAIGDDAGIGGETDAPIHSDGILREPTVYADGEVVELPKSNGRRP
- a CDS encoding HVO_0476 family zinc finger protein, encoding MSDTATQVAVTCPSCSPDAETVHEVLKPDEPATVRCTDCGHTHKTRIETERTIEADVIVSQEGESFAATVDVPADEQVAVGEEFVLETDEAIMLVRITSIELGGDQRVERAHGEELGTLWTRAVDNVEVNATIHPADKRDESRSVKLQVPGDHEFVVGEREEHGDEEFTVVGIHVENDAAGYERTKLDFDGDTVPAKDVKRLYAEDESSSAWSAW
- a CDS encoding protein-L-isoaspartate(D-aspartate) O-methyltransferase → MTDYDDARARLTDQLTRRERISESTAAAIGAVPRHEFVPESRRGEAYADRPLPIGDDQTISAPHMVAIMIDLLDAEEGDRVLEIGTGCGYHAAVTSEVVDPENVYSVEFGEKLAERARETLERVGYGEVSIRQGDGREGWPEHAPYDAAYFTCAVPEIPDAVVEQVRPGGTVLAPVGDWSQKLIEARVGERGIESRERRGAVRFVSIRG